A region of the Roseiflexus sp. RS-1 genome:
CTGGCGCCAGAGTGACGGCGACGCCGGTCGCCCGTCGCCTCGCCGAAACGCACGGCGTCGATATTGCCGCAATTCCCGGCAGTGGTCCCGGCGGTCGGGTGACGAAAGATGATGTGATCCGCCACGGCGCTGGCTCGCCAGCGCCGCTTCCGACGGAGGCAGTTCCGGCGGTCACACCCCACACGCCCGCGCTCACGCCCGCTACGCAACCGGCGCCGGTTCCCGACGACGGACGACGCGAAGAGCGCATCCGCATGACCCGCCGCCGCCAGACGATTGCCGCCCGACTCGTCGAGGCGCAGCGCACCGCGGCGATGCTCACAACGTTCAACGAGATCGATATGAGCGCCGTGATCGATCTGCGCAAACGGCATCGCGAATCGTTCCGTGAGCGCCACGGCGTCGGTCTCGGTTTCATGTCGTTCTTCACGAAAGCGGTGATCGGCGCGTTGAAAGCCTTCCCGCTTCTCAACGCCGAGATTCGCGGTGACGAGATTATCGTCAAGCATTACTACGACATCGGCATCGCCGTCAGCACCGACGAAGGGCTGGTTGTGCCGGTGCTGCGCAACGCAGACCGCCTCAGTTTCGCAGAAATCGAGCGCAGCATCGAAGAACTGGCGCACCGCGCCCGCGAGTCGAAACTCACGATTGCCGACCTGCAAGGCGGCACGTTCACCATCACCAATGGCGGCATCTTCGGCTCACTGATGTCCACACCGATTCTCAACGCGCCGCAGGTTGGCATTCTCGGCATGCACAAGATTCAGGAACGTCCGGTGGCGCTCAACGGGCAGGTCGTCATCCGTCCAATGATGTATGTCGCCCTCTCCTACGATCATCGCATCATCGACGGACGTGAGGCGGTATCGTTCCTGGTGCGGGTCAAGGAACTGGTGGAAGACCCGGAGCGATTGTTGCTGGAGGGATGAGGGGGCGCCGTCGCGCTCACCACAGGATCTGCGCGATTGCGACCAGGAACAGGAGTTGCACAATCACCGAGGCGCCCTGGAGCAGGCGGGCGCCCGGCGGCAGATTCCGATACAATCTCATCCCAACCGCAGTGTTGAACAGGCTGAGACCGAGCGCCGCCAGCGGCAGAAACAGCACCTGATGACGCGGACGCAACTCAGCGACCTCGCCGGTTGCATCGAAGCGCATCTCGACGGCAGGAGCGAGTGATGGGTAGGCGGCAGCGATCATCGCCAGCGCCAGCAGGTTGATCACCAGCGCTGCCACAATCAGTCCCAACACTGTTCCGTCGCGCCAGAATGCGTAGTGGAACACCCGACTGTACTCGATCGCCGGTTGGAGCGCTTTGGTTGCCCCCAGACTCCGGCGCTGCTCAAGGTCCTGGACAAACGCCTCTGGATCTTCAGGCGACACGGCATAGGCGGCATCGGCGGTATAGATAATCAGGCATGCATCGGGCGGTTGTGTCGCATACAGATGCAGCGGCTTGTCACCCGCGAATGCACTTCCCCAGTAAGTTCCAACCCGCTGGAAGATGCCAAACGGCAAAAAGACCGGACCGGCGCCCACATCGATCGTCACCACCTGATCGAGCGGAACGATCGCCTGATTGCCCGCCCAGCGGATGTACAGCCCATTGCGGTCGATGGCGTAGGTCAGCGTCAGCGCGGCGATGAGGCGGTAGGCGAACCACGCTGCCGCCAACAGGCTGATGATCAGCAGCAG
Encoded here:
- the odhB gene encoding 2-oxoglutarate dehydrogenase complex dihydrolipoyllysine-residue succinyltransferase, which codes for MAVEIKVPTLGESIVEATVGAWHKHEGDPVTAGEVLVELETDKVTVEVTASGSGILSRILKPDGATVTIGELLGVIAEKVEEPAMPLHDGAGARVTATPVARRLAETHGVDIAAIPGSGPGGRVTKDDVIRHGAGSPAPLPTEAVPAVTPHTPALTPATQPAPVPDDGRREERIRMTRRRQTIAARLVEAQRTAAMLTTFNEIDMSAVIDLRKRHRESFRERHGVGLGFMSFFTKAVIGALKAFPLLNAEIRGDEIIVKHYYDIGIAVSTDEGLVVPVLRNADRLSFAEIERSIEELAHRARESKLTIADLQGGTFTITNGGIFGSLMSTPILNAPQVGILGMHKIQERPVALNGQVVIRPMMYVALSYDHRIIDGREAVSFLVRVKELVEDPERLLLEG
- a CDS encoding PH domain-containing protein, with amino-acid sequence MRRWKPQSTQGRWVALGLLILALGGVTLAVVGLIRRLSGAPDQWQIDIGAFGLLLLLIISLLAAAWFAYRLIAALTLTYAIDRNGLYIRWAGNQAIVPLDQVVTIDVGAGPVFLPFGIFQRVGTYWGSAFAGDKPLHLYATQPPDACLIIYTADAAYAVSPEDPEAFVQDLEQRRSLGATKALQPAIEYSRVFHYAFWRDGTVLGLIVAALVINLLALAMIAAAYPSLAPAVEMRFDATGEVAELRPRHQVLFLPLAALGLSLFNTAVGMRLYRNLPPGARLLQGASVIVQLLFLVAIAQILW